A region of the Anaerolineales bacterium genome:
ACATGAGTTATGGGCCGTGAGCCAATGCGGGAGGAGGGAGTGGGAAGTAGGGGGAGAGTACGTCGTTGCGTAGGACGTGGTTCTGTAGAGGGAGCATAATTCTCCCCGAATCCCATAACCAGTAACCAATAATCCTTAACTGGTTCCCTTTTCCCTGTGCCCTTAGCCCTTTTATCAATTCCCAATTACTCATTGCCAACATATCCAAGCTATAATCTTCCCCTACGCAGCCTTCTTATGAATGAAGACGGACACAAACAACAGAAACCCCTCGTCATTTCCCGGGTCGTCGTGGACCGAGAACTCTGTATTGGCGCGGCGCCATGCGTGACCGTCGCGCCCGGCGTGTTCCAACTCGATGAAGAAAATAAGGCGTATGTAGTGGATCCGAATGGCGCGGACGCGGAGACCATTTTGCTTGCGGCACAGGCATGTCCCACGCAGGCGATCATTTTATACGACGAAGACGGAAATCAAATCTATCCGGAAGCGTGATGCGCATACACGGATATTTTTGCTGCGTTATGATGGCTTGCACGAGGTTTCGCGGCCTGATACTGAATTGATATATGAATACTGAATCAACAAATGCTGACATTTTGAAGCGCTGTTGGCGTTCGGGCGCGATGTTGACGAACAGTCTCAAGAAGTGAAGTCCGAAATCGGCGGCATGAAGTCAGACCATGAAGTCAGACATTGCTGGGATAAAGGTAAACATCAGAAGTATAAAGGCTCAAATGGTAACGAAGAATTGTCTCGACGCGAAACTCGCTGACCAATACAGCGATGTGGTACATTTTGTCAGAACTCGCGTCCGTTGCTGGAGGGACATCGGTTCCCAAAGCATCGCATCGTAAACGCCATTTTGTATTTCCGTCCTCGTATTTCCATGAGATAACGTCTCAAAAGATAAGCCCCGCATTTTTTCGGATGCGGGGCTTTTGATGAGGATTATTTTTTACCTTCCGTCGGCGGCAGAACCACGGTTTCCATGGTGGAGGTGGTTGTGCCGTGATCGTCGGACAGCCGGTATGCGCCGGGACTGGTCGGCGACGGGCAGGTGAATCCCAGGCGGGATGAAGGAACGGTGGGCGCTTCTTCGAGCGTGAAAGGTTCGGGAGGCGTAGGAACGGCAGGGGCGGCGTCGACCGATATGGCATGACCCGAGTGCGGCAGCTTCGGCCTGAATGGCCGAGCCAGGGTAGGCGGCTCAAAGGCGGGAATCACGCCGTCTTCGTGCGCAGCGGCCTCTTCCCCGGACGGCATCGCTTGATCCGGCGGAACATTCGGCGTGCCGACGCTGGGCGGCAGAATGTCGAAGACCTGCGTAATGCGGTCTTCGCAGATTTCCGCATGCGGCAGATCTTCTTCCTGCTCGGAGGGAGGGGGCGGCTTCGTTCCCACGCGCACGCTCGGAACTGCGGGCGGCACGGATTGGTGTACGAGCCGCGTGGACACGGCGGCAAGCGCCTTGGATAACGCTCCGTCGATATCCTCCTCGCGGAGATTTTCGACGAAAGGCTTTTTCTGTGCCGGAAGTCCGTGTTTGACGGCCTGGAGTTCTTCGAGTGATTCTCCGTACAAGAGCGTTTTCTCTTCCGGCGTCATGTCCAAATGCCGGCGTCCGATGCCGAGCTCTTCCGTATTCACGCCGAGGCGTTCGATAACGCCCATGGCGAACTCCGCGATGTTGCGGAGCCGATCCACGTACATTTCTGCGCCCCGCCAGCGATACCGCATGCGTTCGCGTTCGCCCTCGAGCTCCATGAACGCTTCTGCGGACTTGCCTTTCGCATCCGAGGCATGCGCCATGGCTTCGTCGATGAGCGCCGTGTGGCGGTTCATCACCTCGATCATGGCGTTCATATTCCATCCGTGTTCGCGGAGGAATGGTCGCGCCTCTTCCACCAGCGCCGTGGCCCGGTCGTTCAGCTCGTGGAGCTTCGCCATTTCGTGCATGGTGGAGAGCACCTGCATGCGCATTTGATATTCCACCTTGAGGAGCTGGAAGAGCTCCGGATCCCGTTCGTACAGGTCCAGAAGGTGTTCGTTCCGGAGCATGAACACCAGCGCGGGCGTGATCGCCACCACGCTCGTGACGGCGGGCATTTTCGCATACACCGGGTATAGCGCCTGCGAAAAGGCGATGCCGCCTTCCGGCACTCGGAAAACCGTAATCTCCTTGTGCCCGATGCCCGGGTAAAAGTGCGATTGACGCTCTTCTACCTCCCCGTCGAAAACGAGGTAGGCGTGAGGAAGTCCTTCGGGATCGAAATCTCCCTGACGGACAATGTATTCGCCGGCATCGACTTCGATTTGCGCGGCGGCAAGGCCGGGGTTGGCCTCGAGCAGGAGCTTGAGCCTCCGGGCGCGGTTCAGATTCGTGAGAACCTTGCCGTCACCCGTGGAACCCGTTTCCTGCTTTGGACGAGGGGTTGTTCCCATTCCGTTCTCCTTACTGTGTTGGAATGTCGAAGTCCAAGTTTTTGCGTTTGACCGGCATATTCCGTCGGAATACAGTACGGTCGAACATGCGAGTATGCCAGAAAAAGGCCATTATGTCAACCTCACTCGGCATTCTCGACTCTGTATTGTACACGCATTATCTCCGTCTCGTTTCACGAGAGCCTCCCTGGCCGGATGTTCAAATGGTTCTTTTACGGAGAACCAAAATACGGCGGGCGATTTTTTGCCCCTCTCGGTGATACAGGAGCGGTCGCGGCCTGTTCTCCCATCCTTCAAGCGGATGAATCAGGTCATATCCGAGTTTTGCCAGCGTATCGGAAGACAATTCCGCGGCCGCGCTTCCTTTTGCGGTCCGGAATGACGGCCACACCATAATGAGTTTTCCATCAGAAGATAGGAGCGGATGGAGCTCCCGGAGCGTCTCGGTCCACAGCTCTTCAATGTTTTTTCGAACGATATTAAGCGCGCGTTCGTCCTCGCTTCCTTTGAGTGGGGGGCCGAGAGATCCCTCCGTCACAATCCGGTCCAGGCTCCCCTCCGCAAAACGTTTTGAAAGAAAACGCGCATCCGCCGTGGCATGCTCGATGCGTTTTTGATCACTGCGCGAAAGAATACCCCGCGTAATGAGCCATTCGATATTTTGTGTGGACGACGCCGTCTGTTTTGCATCGATATCGGTACCGATAATGCGCGCCGCTTGCGTGGCCAGAGCCGCTTCCATGAGCACGGTGCCGTTTCCGCAAAAGGGATCGAGCACGGTTTGCCCCGGCCGGATATCAGCAAGATTCACCAAGATGCGCGCAAGCTTGGGCGGGAGCATGCCCGCGGTTTCGTCGCGGACCGGCCTTCCGTAGTCGCGTTCGCTCCATGCGTCCGCATTCTGCACATGCGTTGTGAGTCCGATATGAACATGCGCGCGGTCAGCAAGAACGACAAAATCATATCCGTCCGTCGTCAGATTCAATTTTGCGACGGCAGCGGGAGTAAGAGGCTTGCCGTCCTTGCTTGTTACCCAGCGGCAGCGTATGCCGCGATCTTTCAGAACCTGTTTTAGGGCAATCGGAATATGCAACAGCGAACGGCGTTCCTTCTCCGTTCCTCCGAGGACGGTGAAACCGAAGGCGATATTCGAACCGCGAGGGAAGGACTGAATGATATCCGCGAACGTTTCCGTCCGTATGTCGCGGGAGGGGATGCTGTTCACGATATCTCCGAGCTTTACGGTTCCCGCCAGCCTATCCATCAACCCATTGCCGTCCCATTCCTGGTTCTCCTCAATAGCTCCATAGTCCACCAGGATCGGTTTTTGCTCCGCATGCGTCACAATCCTGTACTCGGCAAGCGCAATACGGGGATGATTCCCGAAAATCAGGAAATGTTTCATGGACTGTATCCTACCTTGAAACCCTTTGAAATGCATTGTTTTTCGAGGCGAGGTAGCTTGACATAGCCGCCATTGTATGATGGAGTGTCACATCCGCTTTGACAGGCGGGTATGTCGTCTCGGGTTGACGTTCGGGAAGCCGAATGTCAGGTTGAGACTATGGAAGCTTTGCTTGAACCTTTGAAACCAAACAGTGAAAGGAGAGCCTGATGCATCGCCTCAGACATCTGTGGTGTGTGCTTCTCTCGGGGTTCCTTGCCGTTCTCTTCTTTGCCGCGAGGGTGTCCGCACAGGGCAATCCTCCGGTGGAAGGCGTGAACTTCAAGGTCATACATCCGAGGGATGGGAATCCGGAGTGGACCTACTTCATGATTCTCCCCCACAAGAACGTCAACACGCACAAGTTGGCGGAGATATTCCGTACGGACCAGTGGTCCATACGGGAGGACAATCCCACGGGCACGCTCGCAGTCTGCGAGACGCGTCCGGGGCACTTCGACATGAGCCGCGGGATCAAGGATCCCGAGGGACGGCGAACCAATGCCGTGTGGGCGAATTGTCCCAAGGAAAAGCAGTACGTGTACATGCTGTACAGCACCGTTTTGGTGCTGAAGGGCAAGAAGCATTTGAGCTTCGATGAGAAGCAACAGGTGCTTTCGACGCTCGAAAGCTGCACGGATCGTACATGCCTCCTCGAGACGGCCAGCCGCGTTTCGGGCAAGGATGCGCTGGCGCATCCCGGATCCGGTATCGGAAATACGGTTGTTGCGCCGCCGCCGGACAAACCGGCCGCGATTCAACCTCCGCCGCCTCCAGCGCCACCGCCGCCTGCATTGGCCATCGTGAAGACGGAAGGTACGGGGGACGGACCGTTTTGGGGCGCGATCGTCCTGGCGCTCATCGGTCTCGTCGTCGCCGTCCGCGAACGAAGCCGCGCCATGCGCTTTCAGCGCTACAGCACGGCTTTCCCGAAGATCGAGGCGCAATCCGCGCACCTGTCCTCGGAATGTTCGGACCTGCAGGATGCCATTCGGAACGCTGTGCTGAAGCTCAACAAGAGTGTGCTCGGAAACGGGCCGCTCCCGGGCGTACGACAGGATCCGAAAAAGCTCCTGTCCGTCATCGCCGACAGGGTCGTCGAACGGTTCTACGGCGTCCACGGCGCGCTCGGGGAATTGGCGCGGAACGTGAATGGCGGTCAGGTATCGCTTTCCGCCGCGCTCGAACCGTCCGACATCGCACGCATCAATGAGCGCGTAACGGTGCTCAAGTCGAGCCGGACCGCGGCCGTAGCGCAGGAGGTGGAGACCAAGCTTCGGCTCGAGGAAATCTCGGCGGTGCACGAACGGCAGAAGCAGGAACGGTCCTTCAAGGACTTTCTTGCGGAGCTCTACGTGCGCTTCCGAGGCGCTCCTCCGGACGGCTATCAGGAACGTCCTGCCGACGAACTCGAACGGGATGTGCTCCGGCTTGTCGAAACCGCAGACGAATCCTATCGTCGCGGCATCGACGAAGTCCGGCAGGTCATCGGCCTTCCCGCCATCGATCAGGCGCAAGCCTGCTTCGATGCGGGAGCGCTGGAAGACATCCACGAAGCGCTCGAAGAGAAGCGCATGCTTCTCGAGTCTCTCGCGGCCTCGAGCGAGACGGAGCTTACAACGCTCTCGGAGCGCATCGACTTCGTGTCCTCGGACAGCACGCTGGAACGGTTCCGCCGTCGCTGCGAAGAGCTCGCGGAAAAGCTCTTCCATCTCAAGGCGTCTGCCAA
Encoded here:
- a CDS encoding ferredoxin, producing MNEDGHKQQKPLVISRVVVDRELCIGAAPCVTVAPGVFQLDEENKAYVVDPNGADAETILLAAQACPTQAIILYDEDGNQIYPEA